One region of Olleya sp. Hel_I_94 genomic DNA includes:
- a CDS encoding type IX secretion system plug protein domain-containing protein has product MLNNFKHIFLTFLITTISFAQVKEIIPPDYVKSIYFNGGTSESQLPIIPLGQPLLLEFDVLNGNEDDYYYEIKHYNFDWTPSILVESEYLDGFDEQRIREYENSFNTLQTFSHYKVSIPNQFTKSIKLTGNYIITIYDDYDDIIFSRKFMVYQQQANVGLQIRRSRDVSTIEQKQSVDITISSGQLQFVNPTETVKTVIIQNNNLKTAITDLKPQYILGNELSYRYNEASSFFGGNEFLSFENKEIRAANNGVQYISLEDLYQTYLYTNTSRADLEYTYNPDINGNFFITALNSDKPETEADYAWVHFSLQYPTIEKGQSIHVYGNFNNYDIEPQTKLEHYEEEGVYSIAIKLKQGFYNYKYAIVDKSGNIDEHTIGGSFWQTENNYKVLVYYKELGARYDKIIGLGEANSVGITN; this is encoded by the coding sequence ATGCTTAACAACTTTAAACATATTTTTTTAACTTTTTTAATCACTACTATAAGCTTTGCTCAAGTTAAAGAAATAATACCGCCTGATTATGTAAAGTCAATCTATTTTAATGGAGGAACATCAGAAAGTCAATTACCAATCATTCCACTTGGTCAACCTTTACTATTAGAGTTTGACGTTTTAAATGGTAACGAAGATGATTATTATTACGAAATTAAGCACTATAATTTTGATTGGACTCCTTCCATATTAGTTGAATCAGAATATTTAGATGGTTTTGATGAGCAACGTATTAGAGAATACGAAAACTCTTTTAACACTTTACAAACTTTTTCTCATTATAAAGTTAGCATTCCAAACCAATTTACAAAAAGCATCAAACTTACCGGAAACTATATTATCACTATTTATGATGATTATGATGATATTATTTTTAGCCGAAAATTTATGGTATACCAACAACAAGCTAATGTTGGCCTACAAATTAGACGCTCTCGTGACGTTTCAACAATCGAACAAAAGCAATCTGTAGACATCACAATAAGTTCGGGTCAATTACAATTTGTAAATCCTACCGAGACTGTAAAAACAGTAATAATTCAAAATAACAATTTAAAAACAGCTATTACGGATTTAAAACCTCAATACATTTTAGGTAACGAGTTAAGCTACAGATACAATGAAGCCTCTAGCTTTTTTGGAGGCAATGAGTTTTTAAGTTTTGAAAACAAAGAAATACGAGCAGCAAATAATGGTGTACAATATATTAGCTTAGAAGATCTATATCAAACCTATTTATACACCAACACCTCTCGCGCTGACCTAGAATACACCTACAATCCAGATATAAACGGAAACTTTTTTATAACAGCTTTAAACTCGGACAAACCAGAAACAGAAGCAGATTATGCTTGGGTACATTTTTCTTTACAATATCCAACTATTGAAAAAGGTCAATCCATTCATGTTTATGGAAATTTTAATAATTATGATATTGAACCACAAACTAAACTTGAACATTATGAAGAAGAAGGTGTTTACAGTATTGCTATAAAATTAAAGCAAGGTTTTTATAATTATAAATATGCAATTGTCGACAAAAGTGGCAACATAGACGAACACACTATTGGAGGCAGCTTTTGGCAAACAGAGAACAATTATAAAGTTTTAGTGTATTACAAAGAATTAGGAGCTAGATATGACAAAATTATTGGTTTAGGCGAAGCTAATTCGGTTGGGATTACCAATTAA
- a CDS encoding Na(+)-translocating NADH-quinone reductase subunit A — MSNDIKIKKGLDIKLVGAAEKVTENAIVSNYYSIRPEDFHQVTPKLMAKEGDKVKAGQPVFYDKSNEAVKFVSPVSGQIIEVARGEKRKILSVKIQADKEQEFQDYGKLDLNSANAEAIKSRLLESGCWAFVKQRPYDVIANPANMPKAIFISAYASAPLVADLDYVLQGKEAELQAAVTALSKLTNGKVHVSVAKNGNSPLAGLSDITLHKVSGPHPSGNVGTQINKIDPVNKGEVVWTVNAQDLVIIGELLLTGRFNAERIVALVGSSVKKPRYFKTKLGSEIATMVYDNGVGKNGNDRIISGNVLTGKQVKPDGNLDYYSNTISVIPEGDDYEFFGWNKPVFNKVSTSRALTFSWLTPNKKFDLNTNTNGEHRAFVITGSYEEVFPLDIFPMQILKACMYKDLDEMEALGMYEVAPEDFALTEFVCVSKQPHQKIIREGLDLMLKEIG, encoded by the coding sequence ATGTCAAACGACATTAAGATTAAAAAAGGTCTGGATATTAAATTAGTCGGAGCAGCCGAAAAGGTTACCGAAAACGCTATTGTTAGCAATTATTATTCAATTAGACCTGAAGATTTTCATCAAGTTACACCAAAATTAATGGCTAAAGAAGGCGATAAAGTAAAGGCAGGTCAACCTGTTTTTTACGATAAGTCTAATGAAGCTGTAAAATTTGTATCTCCTGTTTCAGGACAGATTATTGAGGTAGCTCGTGGTGAAAAAAGAAAAATACTTTCAGTAAAAATTCAAGCAGACAAGGAACAAGAGTTTCAGGATTATGGTAAGCTAGATTTAAATTCAGCTAATGCTGAAGCTATTAAATCGCGTTTATTAGAGTCAGGATGTTGGGCTTTTGTAAAACAACGTCCATATGATGTTATTGCAAATCCTGCAAACATGCCTAAAGCTATATTTATATCAGCTTACGCAAGTGCACCTTTAGTCGCAGATTTAGATTACGTCCTACAAGGGAAGGAGGCTGAGCTGCAAGCTGCTGTTACTGCTTTAAGTAAATTAACTAATGGTAAAGTACATGTAAGTGTTGCAAAAAATGGTAATTCGCCATTAGCAGGACTTTCAGATATAACTTTGCATAAGGTGTCTGGTCCGCATCCATCAGGAAATGTTGGAACCCAGATTAACAAAATAGATCCCGTTAATAAAGGTGAGGTTGTTTGGACGGTTAATGCTCAGGACCTTGTTATAATTGGTGAATTATTGTTAACAGGACGCTTTAATGCAGAACGTATTGTTGCTTTAGTAGGTTCTTCAGTTAAAAAACCACGTTATTTCAAAACTAAATTAGGAAGCGAAATCGCAACTATGGTTTATGACAATGGTGTGGGTAAAAACGGTAACGATCGTATCATTTCTGGAAATGTATTAACAGGAAAACAAGTTAAACCAGATGGGAATTTAGATTATTATAGTAATACAATTTCTGTAATCCCTGAAGGTGATGATTATGAGTTTTTTGGATGGAACAAACCAGTTTTTAATAAAGTTTCTACTTCTAGAGCTTTAACTTTTTCATGGTTAACACCAAATAAAAAGTTTGACTTAAATACTAATACTAACGGAGAGCATAGAGCTTTTGTTATTACTGGTAGTTATGAAGAAGTATTTCCTTTAGACATCTTTCCAATGCAAATATTAAAAGCTTGTATGTACAAAGATTTAGACGAAATGGAAGCTTTAGGTATGTATGAAGTAGCACCAGAAGATTTTGCTTTAACAGAATTTGTATGTGTGTCAAAACAACCACACCAAAAGATAATTAGAGAAGGTTTAGACTTAATGCTTAAAGAAATAGGATAA
- a CDS encoding NADH:ubiquinone reductase (Na(+)-transporting) subunit B, producing MGLKSNLHNLKEKYKGTKMAPAFNAIHTFLYLPNETTHGGTHIKAADDLKRTMNIVIMALIPCLIFGIFNAGYQHYAAIDAAAGITREASLFANFITWDNFVVGAWTVLPLVIVSYGVGLIVEFIFAVIKGHEVEEGYLVTGMLVPLIVPVDIPLWMLSVAVIFGVVIGKEVFGGTGMNILNPALTIRAFLFFAYPTWMSGDKVWVHEAVERAGTADAISGETLLGAYAQNSSLAGIDYMDMFFGFIPGSVGETSKLLIIIGALFLIFTKVGSWRIIVSTLIGALTMGLIFNGVVSAEWIGESSKFYGLMNVPFWQHLIIGSILFGAVYMATDPVTASQTNKGKWIYGFLIGFISIMIRVFNPAYPEGVFLAILLMNVFAPTIDHYVIQGNVKRRKKRLKVKTA from the coding sequence ATGGGCTTAAAAAGTAATTTACATAATTTAAAAGAAAAGTATAAAGGGACCAAGATGGCTCCTGCGTTTAACGCAATTCATACTTTTTTATACTTGCCAAATGAAACCACTCATGGTGGAACGCACATTAAGGCAGCAGATGATTTAAAACGTACAATGAATATTGTAATCATGGCATTAATACCATGTTTAATATTTGGTATTTTTAATGCAGGTTACCAACATTATGCAGCTATTGATGCAGCAGCAGGTATAACTAGAGAAGCGTCATTATTTGCAAACTTTATTACTTGGGATAACTTTGTAGTTGGAGCTTGGACAGTATTACCATTGGTAATTGTATCTTATGGAGTTGGTCTTATTGTAGAATTTATTTTTGCAGTAATTAAAGGTCACGAAGTAGAAGAAGGTTACTTAGTAACAGGTATGTTAGTGCCATTAATAGTGCCAGTTGATATTCCATTATGGATGTTATCTGTAGCAGTAATTTTTGGTGTAGTCATAGGTAAAGAAGTTTTTGGAGGTACAGGAATGAATATCCTAAACCCAGCATTAACCATTCGTGCTTTCTTGTTTTTTGCATATCCAACATGGATGTCAGGAGATAAAGTTTGGGTACATGAAGCGGTTGAGCGTGCAGGAACTGCAGATGCAATATCAGGAGAAACATTACTTGGTGCTTATGCACAAAATAGTAGTCTTGCAGGTATTGATTATATGGATATGTTTTTTGGATTTATTCCAGGATCAGTTGGAGAAACCTCTAAGTTATTAATCATCATTGGAGCTCTATTTTTAATCTTTACTAAGGTTGGAAGTTGGAGAATTATTGTCTCTACTTTAATAGGAGCTTTAACAATGGGGTTAATATTTAACGGAGTTGTTTCTGCTGAGTGGATTGGAGAATCTAGTAAATTTTACGGATTAATGAATGTACCGTTCTGGCAACATTTAATTATTGGTAGTATTTTATTTGGTGCTGTTTATATGGCAACGGATCCAGTAACTGCCTCTCAAACAAATAAAGGTAAATGGATTTATGGATTTTTAATTGGTTTCATTTCAATAATGATCCGTGTATTTAATCCAGCGTATCCAGAAGGTGTTTTCTTAGCTATTCTATTAATGAATGTCTTTGCACCAACTATTGACCATTACGTAATACAAGGAAACGTAAAACGCAGAAAGAAACGTTTAAAAGTTAAAACAGCATAA
- a CDS encoding Na(+)-translocating NADH-quinone reductase subunit C translates to MAMNTDKNSYTLIFAIVMVLVVGSLLAFTASTLKPTIVEQERMEKQQNILYAMGVNGNEGTGDITFVSKELVDNGSGKKSPKVSVEFAKYITKQLVIENGVAKEDKQAYLIDVKKEQAKAKNGGTRRLPLFIGEKDGKTFYIAPIRGKGLWDAIWGYVALDENMVVQGTFFDHKGETPGLGANIKQRYFMDDFYGEKLLTDAGVFKGITVAKGNNDPKNEIKDDYEVDALAGATITGDGVTAMIKKDLKLYQPYFENLKKLASN, encoded by the coding sequence ATGGCAATGAACACAGATAAAAATTCATACACCTTAATATTTGCAATTGTAATGGTACTAGTTGTAGGATCATTATTAGCGTTTACAGCATCTACTTTAAAACCAACAATTGTAGAGCAAGAACGTATGGAAAAGCAACAGAATATTCTGTATGCAATGGGTGTAAATGGTAATGAAGGGACAGGAGATATAACTTTTGTTTCAAAAGAATTAGTAGATAATGGTTCTGGTAAAAAATCACCAAAAGTATCAGTAGAATTCGCAAAATATATCACAAAGCAACTAGTTATAGAAAACGGAGTTGCTAAAGAAGATAAACAAGCCTATTTAATTGATGTTAAAAAGGAACAAGCAAAAGCTAAAAACGGAGGAACAAGACGTTTACCTTTATTTATAGGGGAAAAAGATGGTAAAACATTTTACATCGCACCAATAAGAGGTAAAGGACTTTGGGATGCTATTTGGGGTTATGTTGCTTTAGATGAAAACATGGTTGTTCAAGGTACATTTTTTGATCACAAAGGAGAAACACCAGGTTTAGGAGCTAATATTAAGCAACGTTACTTTATGGATGATTTTTATGGCGAAAAATTACTAACTGACGCAGGTGTCTTTAAAGGTATTACGGTTGCAAAAGGTAATAATGATCCAAAAAACGAAATTAAAGACGATTACGAAGTTGATGCATTAGCAGGAGCAACTATCACAGGAGATGGTGTAACAGCAATGATTAAAAAAGATTTAAAGTTATACCAACCGTATTTCGAGAACTTAAAAAAACTAGCTAGCAATTAA
- a CDS encoding NADH:ubiquinone reductase (Na(+)-transporting) subunit D has translation MGLLSKKDAKLITDPLADNNPITIQVLGICSALAITAELKASLVMGIAVMFVLGIGNVVISLMRNIIPSKIRIIVQLIVVASLVIIVDQVLKAFAYELSKTLSVFIGLIITNCIIMGRFEAFALANKPWRSFLDGIGNSLGYAVILIIVGFFRELLGSGTLFGIPVLGDPIEKTGVYAFGYENNGFMLMPPMALIIVGLIIWVQRSRNKALIED, from the coding sequence ATGGGACTACTTTCAAAAAAAGACGCAAAGTTAATAACAGATCCTTTAGCGGATAATAACCCTATTACTATCCAAGTATTAGGTATTTGTTCTGCTTTAGCTATTACCGCAGAGTTAAAAGCGTCGTTGGTAATGGGTATTGCTGTAATGTTTGTATTAGGAATAGGTAACGTGGTAATATCATTAATGCGTAACATAATTCCTTCTAAAATCAGAATTATTGTACAACTTATTGTAGTTGCTTCATTAGTAATTATTGTAGATCAAGTGTTAAAAGCGTTTGCTTACGAACTAAGTAAAACACTTTCAGTATTTATTGGGTTAATTATTACTAACTGTATTATTATGGGACGTTTTGAAGCTTTTGCTTTAGCTAACAAACCTTGGAGGTCTTTTCTTGACGGAATTGGAAACTCTTTAGGTTATGCAGTCATCTTAATAATTGTTGGTTTTTTTAGAGAACTTTTAGGGTCTGGTACACTTTTCGGAATACCAGTATTAGGTGATCCAATCGAAAAAACAGGAGTGTACGCATTTGGTTACGAAAACAACGGATTTATGTTAATGCCTCCAATGGCATTAATAATTGTTGGACTTATCATTTGGGTACAACGTAGTAGAAACAAAGCATTAATCGAAGACTAA
- the nqrE gene encoding NADH:ubiquinone reductase (Na(+)-transporting) subunit E translates to MEHLELFFKSIFIDNMVFAVFLGMCSYLAVSKKVATAVGLGAAVIFVLAITVPLNWLLDQYILQPGALTWLGAEYADYDLSFLSFIMFIATIATMVQLVEIVVEKFSPSLYNSLGIFLPLIAVNCAILGGSLFMQSREIETLGLAFNYGISSGIGWFLAILAIAAIREKIRYSNVPAPLRGLGITFIITGLMGIGFLSFGGMLTGGDEEAPKKEKTVKVDTKTVESKELANNTKIVE, encoded by the coding sequence ATGGAACATTTAGAATTATTTTTCAAGTCGATTTTTATAGACAACATGGTATTTGCAGTATTCTTAGGAATGTGTTCTTACCTAGCAGTATCTAAAAAAGTAGCAACAGCTGTTGGATTAGGTGCAGCAGTAATATTTGTATTAGCTATTACTGTACCGCTTAACTGGTTATTGGATCAGTACATTTTACAACCTGGAGCATTAACTTGGTTAGGTGCAGAATATGCAGATTACGATTTAAGTTTCTTATCATTTATCATGTTTATTGCAACTATTGCAACAATGGTACAATTGGTAGAAATAGTGGTAGAAAAGTTTTCACCATCATTATATAACTCTTTAGGTATTTTCTTACCTCTTATTGCAGTAAACTGTGCCATCTTAGGTGGATCATTATTTATGCAGTCAAGAGAAATCGAAACTTTAGGTTTAGCATTTAATTATGGTATATCTTCAGGTATTGGATGGTTTTTAGCTATTCTTGCAATTGCAGCAATTAGAGAAAAGATTAGATACAGTAATGTACCTGCACCATTAAGAGGATTAGGTATCACATTTATCATTACAGGATTAATGGGAATTGGTTTCTTGAGTTTTGGAGGTATGTTAACTGGAGGAGATGAAGAAGCACCTAAAAAAGAAAAGACAGTTAAAGTAGATACTAAAACTGTTGAGTCAAAAGAATTAGCTAACAATACTAAAATAGTAGAGTAA
- the nqrF gene encoding NADH:ubiquinone reductase (Na(+)-transporting) subunit F — protein sequence MILAAGTLGTVLATVAAFLLITLVLVSLLLFVKQKLSPSGPVKILINGEREIEVSSGGTLLSTLGNNKIFLPSACGGGGTCIQCECHVLSGGGEALPTETPHFSRKELAHGARLSCQVKVKQDMEITIPEEVFGIKKWEATVVSNYNVATFIKEFVVEIPEDMNYKAGGYIQIEIPNCTVNYSDMDITAHPEDHPGEPNKFEADWDKFGLRPLVMKNDELVERAYSMASYPAEGRKIMLNVRVATPPFDRAKGGWMDVNPGVASSYIFNQKVGDKVTISGPYGEFFINESEAEMLYVGGGAGMAPMRSHLYELFRTIKTGRKVTYWYGGRSKAELFYIHYFRALEKDFPNFKFFIALSDPTEADNWKLKSDINDESGDGFVGFIHQVVIDQYLSKHDAPEDIELYFCGPPLMNQAVQKMGEDFGIDDENIRFDDFGG from the coding sequence ATGATTTTAGCAGCAGGAACATTAGGGACAGTATTAGCAACCGTAGCAGCATTTTTACTAATTACATTAGTATTAGTAAGTTTACTGTTGTTTGTTAAACAAAAATTATCGCCATCTGGTCCAGTAAAGATTTTAATAAATGGCGAACGCGAAATAGAAGTATCTTCAGGAGGTACTTTACTATCAACATTAGGAAACAATAAAATTTTCTTACCATCAGCTTGTGGTGGTGGTGGAACTTGTATTCAATGTGAATGTCACGTTTTATCTGGTGGAGGTGAAGCTTTGCCTACAGAAACACCTCACTTCTCAAGAAAAGAACTAGCACATGGTGCACGTCTATCTTGTCAAGTAAAGGTTAAACAAGACATGGAAATTACCATTCCAGAAGAAGTATTTGGGATTAAAAAATGGGAAGCAACTGTTGTATCTAACTACAACGTAGCGACTTTTATTAAAGAGTTTGTAGTGGAGATCCCTGAGGATATGAACTACAAAGCAGGTGGATATATTCAAATTGAAATTCCAAATTGTACAGTTAATTATTCAGACATGGATATCACTGCACATCCAGAAGATCACCCAGGAGAGCCAAATAAGTTTGAAGCAGATTGGGATAAATTTGGTTTAAGACCGTTAGTGATGAAAAATGACGAGTTAGTTGAAAGAGCTTACTCTATGGCTTCTTACCCTGCCGAAGGAAGAAAAATTATGCTTAATGTACGTGTTGCAACACCTCCTTTTGATCGTGCTAAAGGTGGCTGGATGGATGTAAATCCAGGAGTAGCATCGTCTTATATCTTTAACCAAAAAGTTGGAGATAAAGTAACAATTTCTGGACCTTACGGTGAATTCTTTATCAACGAGTCTGAAGCAGAAATGCTTTATGTAGGAGGTGGAGCTGGTATGGCACCAATGCGTTCTCATTTATATGAATTATTTAGAACTATCAAAACTGGTCGTAAAGTAACGTATTGGTATGGTGGACGTTCTAAAGCAGAATTATTCTACATTCACTATTTTAGAGCTTTAGAAAAAGATTTCCCGAACTTTAAGTTCTTTATTGCTTTATCAGACCCAACGGAAGCTGATAATTGGAAATTGAAATCAGATATTAATGATGAGTCAGGTGATGGATTTGTTGGATTTATTCACCAAGTGGTAATTGACCAATATTTATCTAAGCATGATGCTCCGGAAGATATAGAGTTATATTTCTGTGGACCACCATTAATGAATCAAGCAGTACAAAAAATGGGAGAAGATTTTGGTATCGATGATGAAAACATCAGATTTGATGATTTTGGAGGCTAA
- a CDS encoding T9SS type A sorting domain-containing protein, protein MNKITLKGLFSFLFLSASVSAVAQIQSSNSSLNSNLQINGGPFELTEATKQSIEVTGYAKCLTDENELLLQQKHPNRANDAQFEEWLAPKLSQIQADRASGRSQQVVYNIPVIIHVVHDGDALGTGENITDAQALSQIQVMNEDYRRLAGTPGGVNSTGAAVDVEINFCIAQQDESGNPTTGVVRHVITPYSNNQTPSNTGDWEIRSDVETMKTNTQWDPTMYLNMWTIRPGGNALDDNVNPGLGGLLGYAQFPSNSGLIGLSASGGAANTDGVVAAFDSMGTLAEDDGTFMLNPTYNLGRTMTHEVGHWLGLRHIWGDNSNCVGGSTAGDFCADTPDSNQPNYSCVTVDNCVSDGLGNDQVQNYMDYTPDACMDTFTQNQKDRIVAVMQSSPRRMELNASNVCNPSQPTISFTTTAPTSTLEGSDCDFVDYNFDLNISEGGDATATATLVATGTAVEGEDFELVNNSVVFATGATTATGSNVITLRVYNDSFVEADETVILNLNVTTTGSTLASAATHQLTILNDDAAAALTTTVNVYTNNFDDGTGLGVYDRDGDGNAWYAGVGGLDGFGDIVGDTALSESNGTLLGTGTGGYTPDQYLVSAAFTIPASATDVAVSYVVGSYNTSGVYQEHYSVYYTTISAPTAYADLEEFVLENDRIVPATGTEIRTHDLTPYAGTTGQIVIRHHNTPGDGLLLFDTLSVDATTGTSIQTVENSSTLDQLSLSTSGTVTSSDAVSSDLMLDITNNGIEDFGCLDVFVSRAGNSAQSYNGNTTPNFFADKTFTITPTNVLTSTDAVIEFYFTSAEIAGWEAATGQTTSSLSIIREHGTEVEVVPAAVTAFGSEFIVSGTFTTGIDGTFYFGVPQASLSTAEFAFDQFSVYPNPTSGAITLSISTSEDVTLTVYDIRGRQILNDKYTNTGSLFNKTVNLNAKATGIYILKVEAGNKSVFKKIIVK, encoded by the coding sequence ATGAATAAAATTACACTTAAAGGTTTATTTTCCTTTTTATTTTTGAGTGCTAGTGTTTCCGCAGTAGCGCAAATTCAAAGTAGTAATTCTAGTTTAAATTCAAACCTTCAAATTAATGGAGGTCCTTTTGAATTAACAGAAGCTACTAAACAGTCTATCGAAGTCACTGGTTATGCTAAATGTTTAACTGATGAAAACGAACTTTTACTTCAACAAAAACATCCAAATAGAGCAAATGATGCTCAATTTGAAGAATGGTTAGCGCCAAAGTTGTCTCAAATTCAAGCAGACAGAGCAAGTGGTAGAAGCCAGCAAGTAGTATATAATATACCTGTAATTATCCACGTTGTTCACGATGGTGATGCTTTGGGTACAGGAGAAAATATTACAGATGCACAAGCGTTATCTCAAATTCAGGTAATGAATGAGGATTATAGAAGATTAGCTGGTACACCAGGAGGTGTAAATAGTACTGGAGCAGCTGTTGATGTTGAGATAAATTTTTGTATTGCGCAACAAGATGAAAGTGGTAATCCAACAACTGGAGTAGTTAGACACGTAATAACACCATACAGTAATAACCAAACGCCATCTAATACTGGAGATTGGGAAATTAGATCTGATGTGGAAACTATGAAAACAAATACACAGTGGGATCCAACAATGTATTTAAATATGTGGACTATACGACCAGGTGGAAATGCTTTGGATGATAATGTTAATCCTGGTTTAGGAGGTTTGTTAGGATACGCACAGTTTCCTAGTAATTCTGGTTTAATCGGATTGAGTGCAAGTGGAGGAGCAGCTAACACAGATGGTGTAGTTGCAGCTTTTGACTCAATGGGTACATTAGCTGAAGATGATGGTACATTTATGCTTAACCCAACGTATAATTTAGGTAGAACAATGACGCATGAAGTTGGGCACTGGTTAGGTTTACGTCATATTTGGGGAGATAATTCTAACTGTGTTGGAGGTAGTACAGCAGGAGATTTTTGTGCAGATACACCAGATTCTAATCAGCCTAATTACTCTTGTGTAACAGTGGATAATTGTGTTAGTGATGGTTTAGGAAATGACCAAGTACAAAACTATATGGATTATACACCAGATGCGTGTATGGATACTTTTACACAAAATCAAAAAGATAGAATTGTTGCTGTTATGCAGTCTAGTCCTAGACGTATGGAATTAAATGCATCTAATGTATGTAATCCTTCTCAACCAACTATTAGTTTTACTACAACAGCACCAACGTCAACATTAGAAGGTAGCGATTGTGATTTTGTAGATTATAATTTTGATTTAAATATATCTGAAGGTGGTGATGCTACAGCTACTGCTACATTAGTTGCTACAGGTACAGCAGTTGAAGGCGAAGATTTTGAATTAGTAAACAACTCGGTTGTTTTTGCAACAGGAGCAACTACTGCAACAGGAAGTAATGTAATTACTTTAAGAGTTTATAATGATAGTTTTGTAGAAGCTGATGAAACAGTTATACTTAATTTAAACGTTACTACTACAGGAAGTACATTGGCTTCTGCAGCGACTCATCAATTAACAATTTTAAATGATGATGCAGCAGCAGCATTAACAACTACGGTTAATGTGTATACTAATAATTTTGATGATGGTACTGGTTTAGGAGTGTATGATAGAGATGGTGATGGTAACGCATGGTATGCAGGTGTTGGTGGCTTAGATGGTTTTGGAGATATTGTTGGAGATACTGCTCTTTCTGAGTCTAATGGAACACTTTTAGGTACAGGAACTGGTGGATATACTCCGGACCAATATTTAGTGTCTGCAGCATTTACTATTCCAGCTAGTGCAACTGATGTTGCTGTATCTTATGTTGTTGGATCTTATAATACAAGTGGTGTCTATCAAGAACATTACTCTGTGTATTATACTACTATTAGTGCTCCAACAGCATATGCTGATTTAGAGGAGTTTGTATTAGAAAATGACAGAATAGTTCCAGCTACAGGAACAGAAATTAGAACACATGATTTAACACCTTATGCAGGGACGACAGGACAAATTGTAATCAGACACCATAACACACCTGGTGATGGTTTATTATTATTTGATACATTAAGTGTAGATGCTACCACAGGGACTTCTATCCAAACAGTAGAGAATTCTTCAACTTTAGATCAGTTAAGCTTATCAACTTCAGGAACAGTAACATCTAGTGATGCTGTAAGTTCTGATTTAATGTTGGATATTACTAATAATGGAATTGAAGATTTTGGCTGTTTAGATGTATTTGTATCTAGAGCAGGTAATAGTGCACAAAGTTATAATGGTAATACTACACCAAACTTTTTTGCAGATAAAACGTTTACTATTACACCAACAAATGTTTTAACAAGTACTGATGCAGTAATTGAGTTTTACTTTACTAGTGCAGAAATAGCTGGATGGGAAGCTGCTACAGGACAGACAACATCATCTTTAAGTATTATTAGAGAGCATGGAACAGAAGTAGAAGTTGTACCAGCAGCAGTAACAGCTTTTGGATCAGAATTTATTGTGTCTGGAACATTTACAACAGGAATTGATGGAACATTCTATTTTGGTGTACCTCAAGCTAGTTTATCTACTGCGGAGTTTGCTTTTGATCAATTTAGTGTTTATCCAAACCCAACTTCTGGAGCGATTACTTTATCAATAAGTACTAGTGAAGATGTAACGCTTACAGTGTATGATATTAGAGGACGTCAGATATTAAACGACAAGTATACTAACACAGGATCTTTATTTAATAAGACAGTAAATTTAAATGCTAAAGCAACAGGAATTTATATTCTTAAAGTTGAAGCAGGTAATAAATCTGTATTTAAAAAGATTATTGTAAAGTAA